In the Silurus meridionalis isolate SWU-2019-XX chromosome 6, ASM1480568v1, whole genome shotgun sequence genome, one interval contains:
- the plag1 gene encoding LOW QUALITY PROTEIN: zinc finger protein PLAG1 (The sequence of the model RefSeq protein was modified relative to this genomic sequence to represent the inferred CDS: inserted 2 bases in 1 codon), with protein MATVTPDDDCPNPAEHDRVRKRRPEGKGRKNFPCQLCEKAFNSVEKLKVHSYSHTGERPHQCTHTDCTKAFVSKYKLLRHMATHSPEKTHKCSYCEKMFHRKDHLKNHLHTHDPNKEAFTCADCGKSYNTKLGFRRHQALHAAHRGDLTCQVCLRPYPNTTLLLEHLRAHAGKSATAGAKEKRHQCEHCERRFYTRKDVRRHLVVHTGRKDFLCQYCAQRFGRKDHLTRHVKKSHGHELLRVKAEPLESSEPHPYLFGHVSYSPPPPPLRPELESYLLELQAEEVPKLSAAATSSGETPPSLDFLSPLFNFLPYGQGAGPALGVSYSQDEGLPVMTPSQDAPDPLSPIHTLNHPHTLSQTHTXSPQVTHSPSLNTTTTLPRFHQAFQ; from the exons ATGGCCACAGTCACCCCTGACGATGACTGCCCCAACCCGGCAGAGCACGATCgagtgaggaagaggaggcCAGAGGGAAAAGGGAGGAAAAACTTCCCCTGTCAGCTTTGTGAGAAGGCCTTCAACAGCGTGGAGAAGCTGAAGGTGCACTCCTACTCGCACACAGGCGAGAGGCCGCACCAATGCACACACACCGACTGCACCAAGGCCTTTGTTTCAAAGTACAAACTGTTACG CCACATGGCCACACACTCACCTGAGAAGACCCACAAGTGTAGCTACTGCGAGAAAATGTTTCACCGTAAAGACCACCTGAAgaaccacctgcacacacacgaCCCCAACAAGGAGGCTTTCACTTGTGCCGACTGCGGcaagagctacaacacaaagcTTGGCTTCCGAAGGCATCAGGCTCTGCATGCGGCACATCGCGGTGACCTCACCTGCCAGGTGTGTTTGCGACCATATCCCAACACCACCCTGCTGCTTGAGCACCTGCGTGCCCATGCTGGCAAAAGCGCTACAGCTGGAGCCAAGGAGAAACGGCACCAGTGTGAGCACTGCGAGCGCCGTTTCTACACGCGCAAGGATGTGCGACGTCACCTAGTGGTGCACACGGGTCGCAAAGACTTCCTGTGCCAATACTGCGCCCAACGATTCGGCCGCAAGGACCACCTGACTCGGCATGTGAAAAAGAGCCACGGCCATGAGCTGCTGCGTGTGAAGGCGGAGCCGCTGGAGTCCTCAGAGCCACACCCCTACCTGTTTGGCCATGTTTCCTACTCTCCTCCACCACCGCCACTCCGTCCCGAGCTGGAGAGCTACCTTCTCGAGCTGCAAGCAGAGGAGGTGCCAAAGTTGAGTGCTGCTGCCACGTCCTCTGGAGAGACACCTCCATCTTTGGACTTCTTGTCTCCTCTGTTTAACTTTCTGCCCTATGGGCAAGGGGCGGGGCCAGCCTTGGGGGTATCCTACAGCCAGGACGAGGGGCTTCCTGTGATGACACCTTCTCAGGACGCTCCCGATCCTCTGAGCCCAATTCACACTCTCAATCATCCACACACGCTTTCACAGACGCACAC CTCACCACAAGTTACACACTCGCCAAGCCTGAATACAACCACCACCCTGCCTCGCTTTCACCAGGCCTTTCAGTGa
- the chchd7 gene encoding coiled-coil-helix-coiled-coil-helix domain-containing protein 7, producing MSTKSSAGKVRNAESNPCIEESDGSQRCLEANNYDKSMCSAFFLKYKNCRKYWHTVMLQRRRDGIKPDMPTAREREEMLASLGAKPY from the exons ATGAGCACCAAGTCGAGTGCCGGAAAAGTTCGCAATGCAGAGAGCAACCCATGTATAGAG GAGAGTGATGGTTCCCAAAGATGCCTGGAAGCAAATAACTATGATAAGAGCATGTGCTCTGCATTCTTCTTGAAGTATAAGAATTGCAGGAAGTATTGG cACACTGTGATGCTACAGCGCAGGCGTGACGGTATAAAGCCCGATATGCCTACGGCTAGAGAGAGGGAAGAAATGCTAGCTTCTCTGGGAGCGAAGCCTTACTGA
- the sdr16c5b gene encoding epidermal retinol dehydrogenase 2: MNFFLETLKVLGLTVVYYLEALFRLFVPARRKSVAGEVVLLTGAGSGLGRIMAQEFARLGARLVLWDIDEAGNLETARLVQEAHGARAHTYTCDCSSREEVYKVADKVKREVGDVNILVNNAGVVTGKKFLQSSDTLMEVNSMAHFWTCKAFLPAMIAANHGHVVSIASSAGLIGVSGLADYCASKFAAVGFAESIGLEMLAMGCDGVKTTIVCPFFINTGMFEGANTKWPRLMPILEPNYVCRKIVDAVQRDQVYVYLPRSIYVIIALKNLLPVKVGVLLGEYMGAFDFMAKFKGHGKKSN; this comes from the exons ATGAACTTTTTCTTAGAGACCCTAAAGGTGCTCGGGTTGACGGTCGTGTACTACCTAGAAGCGCTTTTCCGGCTATTTGTGCCAGCGCGGAGGAAGAGTGTCGCGGGTGAGGTGGTGCTGCTGACCGGTGCCGGATCTGGACTCGGCCGAATCATGGCGCAGGAGTTCGCGCGGCTTGGCGCGCGCCTCGTCCTCTGGGACATCGACGAGGCTGGAAACCTGGAGACCGCGCGCCTCGTGCAAGAAGCGCACGGCGCGCGAGCGCACACATACACCTGCGACTGTAGCAGCCGGGAGGAGGTGTACAAAGTTGCCGACAaa GTCAAACGAGAGGTGGGTGATGTTAATATTCTGGTGAACAATGCTGGTGTTGTCACGGGGAAGAAGTTCCTGCAGTCTTCAGATACGCTTATGGAGGTCAACAGCATGGCACATTTCTGG ACGTGTAAGGCCTTTCTTCCAGCTATGATTGCTGCAAACCATGGTCATGTGGTCAGCATAGCTAGCTCAGCTGGACTTATCGGTGTTAGCGGACTGGCAG ATTACTGTGCTAGCAAGTTTGCTGCAGTGGGCTTTGCCGAGTCCATAGGTCTGGAGATGTTGGCTATGGGCTGCGATGGAGTGAAGACCACCATAGTTTGTCCGTTTTTCATCAACACTGGAATGTTTGAAGGGGCTAACACAAA gTGGCCGAGACTCATGCCCATTTTGGAGCCAAATTATGTGTGTAGAAAGATCGTGGATGCTGTTCAGAGAGATCAGGTCTATGTCTATCTGCCTCGTAGCATCTATGTAATCATCGCTCTAAAGAA tttgttGCCCGTTAAAGTAGGAGTGCTGCTTGGTGAATATATGGGAGCTTTTGACTTTATGGCTAAGTTCAAAGGGCATGGCAAGAAGAGCAACTGA